One segment of Takifugu rubripes chromosome 5, fTakRub1.2, whole genome shotgun sequence DNA contains the following:
- the usp7 gene encoding ubiquitin carboxyl-terminal hydrolase 7 isoform X1 — MNHHHHHTQQQQQKAGEQQLSEPEDMEMEAGDTDEPPRIPANPVINGNLAMGDGHHNTEEDMEDDTSWRSEATFRFVVERFSRLSESVLSPSCFVRNLPWKIMVMPRFYPDRPHQKSVGFFLQCNAESDSTSWSCHAQAMLKIINYKDDEKSFSRRISHLFFHKENDWGFSNFMSWSDVTDPERGFIDDDKVTFEVYVQADAPHGVAWDSKKHTGYVGLKNQGATCYMNSLLQTLFFTNQLRRAVYMMPTEGDDSSKSVPLALQRVFYELQHSDKPVGTKKLTKSFGWETLDSFMQHDVQELCRVLLDNVENKMKGTCVEGTIPKLFRGKMVSYIQCKHVDYRSERIEDYYDIQLSIKGKKNIFESFKDYVATEQLDGDNKYDAGEHGLQEAEKGVKFLTFPPILHLQLMRFMYDPQTDQNIKINDRFEFPDQLPLDEFLQKPDSKDPANYILHAVLVHSGDNHGGHYVVYLNPKGDGKVSVKETIWCKFDDDVVSRCTKEEAIEHNYGGHDDDLSVRHCTNAYMLVYIRESKLSEVLLPMTDVDIPQQLVERLQEEKRVEAQKRKERQEAHLYMQVQMVTEDQFCGHQGNDMYDEEKVKYTVFKVLKSSTLQEFVQNLSQTMGFPQDQMRLWPMQARSNGTKRPAMLDYEADCNKSMIDLSDTENPWTIFLETVDPELAASGATLPKFDKDHDVMLFLKMYDPKTRSLNYCGHIYTPISCKIRDLLPVMCERAGFQQETSLILYEEVKPNLTERIQDYDVSLDKALDELMDGDIIVFQKDDPENDSSELPTAKDYFRDLYHRVDVIFCDKTIHNDPGFVVTLSNRMNYFQVAKTVAQRLNTDPMLLQFFKSQGYRDGPGNPLRHNYEGTLRDLLQFFKPRQPKKLYYQQLKMKITDFENRRSFKSIWLNSQFREEEITLYPDKHGCVRDLLEECKKAVELSEKGSEKLRLLEIVSYKIIGVHQEDELLECLSPAASRTFRIEEIPLDQVDLDKDGEMLIPVAHFHKEVFGTFGTPFLLKIRQGESFREVMRRIQNMLEIQEKEFEKFKFAIVMMGRHQYITEDEYEVNLKDFEPQPGNMPHPRPWLGLDHFNKAPKRGRYTYLEKAIKIHN, encoded by the exons ccgGCGACACAGACGAGCCCCCGAGAATCCCGGCGAACCCAGTGATCAATGGTAACTTGGCCATGGGCGACGGACACCACAacacagaggaagacatggaggacg ACACCAGCTGGCGGTCCGAGGCGACCTTCCGCTTCGTGGTGGAACGATTCAGCCGCCTGAGCGAGTCGGTGCTCAGCCCGTCGTGCTTCGTCAGAAACCTGCCGTGGAAGATCATGGTGATGCCGCGGTTCTACCCTGACCGGCCGCACCAGAAGAGCGTGGGCTTCTTCCTCCAGTGCAACGCTGAGTCGGACTCCAC ATCGTGGTCGTGTCACGCACAGGCAATGTTGAAGATCATCAATTACAAAGACGATGAGAAATCCTTCAGTCGCAGGATCAGCCACCTTTTCTTCCACAAAGAGAACGACTGGGGCTTCTCCAACTTCATGTCATGGAGC GACGTGACGGACCCAGAGAGGGGCTTCATCGACGACGACAAAGTGACCTTTGAGGTCTACGTCCAGGCAGACGCTCCGCACGGAGTGGC CTGGGACTCTAAGAAACACACAGGCTACGTTGGGCTGAAGAACCAGGGAGCTACGTGCTACATGAACAGCCTGTTACAGACGCTCTTCTTCACCAACCAGCTACGGCGG GCGGTCTACATGATGCCCACAGAGGGCGATGACTCCAGCAAGAGCGTCCCCCTGGCGCTGCAGAGGGTTTTCTACGAACTGCAACACAGCGACAAACCTGTCGGTACCAAGAAGCTCACCAAGTCCTTCGG ATGGGAAACACTAGACAGCTTCATGCAACACGATGTTCAGGAGCTGTGCAGAGTG CTTCTGGACAATGTAGAGAACAAAATGAAAGGCACTTGCGTCGAAGGAACCATCCCCAAGCTCTTCAGAGGGAAGATGGTG TCCTACATCCAGTGTAAGCACGTGGACTACCGGTCAGAGCGGATAGAGGACTATTACGACATCCAGCTAagcataaaaggaaaaaagaaca TCTTTGAGTCGTTCAAAGATTACGTCGCAACCGAGCAGTTAGACGGAGACAACAAATACGATGCAGGAGAACACGGCCTGCAG GAAGCGGAGAAGGGTGTGAAGTTCCTCACGTTCCCTCCgatcctccacctgcagctcatgaGGTTCATGTACGACCCACAGACTGACCAAAACATCAAGATTAACGACAG GTTTGAGTTTCCGGATCAGCTGCCCTTGGATGAGTTCCTCCAGAAGCCAGACTCAAAGGATCCGGCCAACTACATCTTGCACGCAGTGCTGGTCCACAGCGGGGACAACCACGGCGGTCACTACGTCGTCTATCTTAATCCAAAAGGAGACGGCAAAGTGAGTGTCAAGGAAACAATA TGGTGTAAATTTGACGACGATGTCGTGTCGCGGTGCACTAAGGAAGAAGCCATAGAGCACAACTATGGTGGGCACGACGACGACCTGTCAGTGCGCCATTGCACCAACGCATACATGCTGGTCTACATCCGGGAGTCCAAGCTGA GTGAGGTGCTCCTGCCGATGACTGACGTGGACATcccgcagcagctggtggagcgtctgcaggaggagaaaagggtgGAGGCCCAGAAGAGGAAAGAGCGCCAAGAGGCTCACCTCTACATGCAGGTTCAG ATGGTGACCGAGGATCAGTTCTGTGGTCATCAGGGCAATGACATGTACGACGAGGAGAAGGTCAAGTACACGGTTTTCAAGGTCCTGAAAAGCTCAACGCTGCAGGAGTTTGTCCAGAATCTTTCGCAGACCATG GGTTTTCCACAGGATCAGATGAGGCTGTGGCCCATGCAAGCCCGGAGCAACGGAACCAAGCGGCCCGCCATGCTTGACTACGAGGCCGACTGCAACAAGTCG ATGATCGACTTGAGCGACACCGAGAATCCCTGGACAATATTTTTGGAGACTGTGGATCCAGAGCTGGCAGCCAGTGGGGCCACATTACCCAAGTTTGATAAAGATC ATGATGTCATGTTGTTCTTGAAAATGTATGATCCCAAAACAAGAAGCTTAAATTATTGTGGACATATCTACACACCTATATCCTGTAAAATAA GAGACCTTCTGCCAGTCATGTGTGAGAGAGCAGGGTTTCAGCAGGAGACTAGCCTTATCCTCTATGAG GAAGTAAAACCTAATCTAACCGAGCGGATACAGGACTACGACGTCTCTCTGGACAAGGCCCTGGATGAGCTCATGGATGGGGACATCATTGTCTTCCAGAA GGATGACCCAGAGAATGACAGCAGTGAGCTGCCGACAGCTAAGGACTATTTCCGGGATCTCTACCACCGCGTGGATGTCATTTTCTGTGACAAGACCATCCATAATGACCCCGGGTTCGTGGTGACGCTGTCCAACCGCATGAACTACTTTCAG GTGGCCAAGACGGTGGCGCAGAGGTTGAACACAGACCCCATGCTACTGCAGTTCTTCAAGTCACAGGG GTACAGGGACGGTCCAGGGAATCCTCTCAGACACAATTATGAGGGAACTCTGAGGGACCTGCTGCAGTTCTTCAAACCGCGGCAGCCCAAGAAACTGTATTACCAGCAG TTAAAGATGAAGATAACAGACTTTGAGAACAGGAGGAGTTTTAAATCCATATGGCTCAACAGCCAGTTCAGAGAAGAG GAGATCACCCTCTATCCTGACAAGCATGGCTGTGTCCGGGACCTTTTGGAAGAATGTAAAAAGGCAGTGGAGCTCTCTGAAAAAGGCTCTGAGAAGCTCAG GCTGTTAGAGATAGTAAGCTATAAAATCATAGGGGTTCACCAGGAGGATGAACTGCTAGAATGTTTATCTCCAGCTGCCAGCCGCACCTTCAGAATAGAG GAGATTCCTTTGGACCAGGTGGACTTGGACAAGGACGGTGAAATGTTAATCCCCGTCGCTCATTTCCACAAAGAAGTCTTCGGAACCTTTGGGACCCCCTTTTTGCTCAAGATtagacag GGCGAGTCATTCCGggaggtgatgaggaggatcCAAAACATGCTGGAAATTCAGGAGAAAGAATTTGAGAAG TTCAAGTTTGCCATTGTGATGATGGGACGGCACCAGTACATCACTGAGGACGAGTACGAGGTCAACCTGAAGGACTTTGAACCACAGCCAG GTAACATGCCCCACCCCCGCCCGTGGTTAGGGTTGGATCATTTCAACAAAGCTCCAAAGAGAGGTCGCTACACCTACCTGGAGAAAGCAATCAAGATTCACAACTAA
- the usp7 gene encoding ubiquitin carboxyl-terminal hydrolase 7 isoform X5, with the protein MGDGHHNTEEDMEDDTSWRSEATFRFVVERFSRLSESVLSPSCFVRNLPWKIMVMPRFYPDRPHQKSVGFFLQCNAESDSTSWSCHAQAMLKIINYKDDEKSFSRRISHLFFHKENDWGFSNFMSWSDVTDPERGFIDDDKVTFEVYVQADAPHGVAWDSKKHTGYVGLKNQGATCYMNSLLQTLFFTNQLRRAVYMMPTEGDDSSKSVPLALQRVFYELQHSDKPVGTKKLTKSFGWETLDSFMQHDVQELCRVLLDNVENKMKGTCVEGTIPKLFRGKMVSYIQCKHVDYRSERIEDYYDIQLSIKGKKNIFESFKDYVATEQLDGDNKYDAGEHGLQEAEKGVKFLTFPPILHLQLMRFMYDPQTDQNIKINDRFEFPDQLPLDEFLQKPDSKDPANYILHAVLVHSGDNHGGHYVVYLNPKGDGKVSVKETIWCKFDDDVVSRCTKEEAIEHNYGGHDDDLSVRHCTNAYMLVYIRESKLSEVLLPMTDVDIPQQLVERLQEEKRVEAQKRKERQEAHLYMQVQMVTEDQFCGHQGNDMYDEEKVKYTVFKVLKSSTLQEFVQNLSQTMGFPQDQMRLWPMQARSNGTKRPAMLDYEADCNKSMIDLSDTENPWTIFLETVDPELAASGATLPKFDKDHDVMLFLKMYDPKTRSLNYCGHIYTPISCKIRDLLPVMCERAGFQQETSLILYEEVKPNLTERIQDYDVSLDKALDELMDGDIIVFQKDDPENDSSELPTAKDYFRDLYHRVDVIFCDKTIHNDPGFVVTLSNRMNYFQVAKTVAQRLNTDPMLLQFFKSQGYRDGPGNPLRHNYEGTLRDLLQFFKPRQPKKLYYQQLKMKITDFENRRSFKSIWLNSQFREEEITLYPDKHGCVRDLLEECKKAVELSEKGSEKLRLLEIVSYKIIGVHQEDELLECLSPAASRTFRIEEIPLDQVDLDKDGEMLIPVAHFHKEVFGTFGTPFLLKIRQGESFREVMRRIQNMLEIQEKEFEKFKFAIVMMGRHQYITEDEYEVNLKDFEPQPGNMPHPRPWLGLDHFNKAPKRGRYTYLEKAIKIHN; encoded by the exons ATGGGCGACGGACACCACAacacagaggaagacatggaggacg ACACCAGCTGGCGGTCCGAGGCGACCTTCCGCTTCGTGGTGGAACGATTCAGCCGCCTGAGCGAGTCGGTGCTCAGCCCGTCGTGCTTCGTCAGAAACCTGCCGTGGAAGATCATGGTGATGCCGCGGTTCTACCCTGACCGGCCGCACCAGAAGAGCGTGGGCTTCTTCCTCCAGTGCAACGCTGAGTCGGACTCCAC ATCGTGGTCGTGTCACGCACAGGCAATGTTGAAGATCATCAATTACAAAGACGATGAGAAATCCTTCAGTCGCAGGATCAGCCACCTTTTCTTCCACAAAGAGAACGACTGGGGCTTCTCCAACTTCATGTCATGGAGC GACGTGACGGACCCAGAGAGGGGCTTCATCGACGACGACAAAGTGACCTTTGAGGTCTACGTCCAGGCAGACGCTCCGCACGGAGTGGC CTGGGACTCTAAGAAACACACAGGCTACGTTGGGCTGAAGAACCAGGGAGCTACGTGCTACATGAACAGCCTGTTACAGACGCTCTTCTTCACCAACCAGCTACGGCGG GCGGTCTACATGATGCCCACAGAGGGCGATGACTCCAGCAAGAGCGTCCCCCTGGCGCTGCAGAGGGTTTTCTACGAACTGCAACACAGCGACAAACCTGTCGGTACCAAGAAGCTCACCAAGTCCTTCGG ATGGGAAACACTAGACAGCTTCATGCAACACGATGTTCAGGAGCTGTGCAGAGTG CTTCTGGACAATGTAGAGAACAAAATGAAAGGCACTTGCGTCGAAGGAACCATCCCCAAGCTCTTCAGAGGGAAGATGGTG TCCTACATCCAGTGTAAGCACGTGGACTACCGGTCAGAGCGGATAGAGGACTATTACGACATCCAGCTAagcataaaaggaaaaaagaaca TCTTTGAGTCGTTCAAAGATTACGTCGCAACCGAGCAGTTAGACGGAGACAACAAATACGATGCAGGAGAACACGGCCTGCAG GAAGCGGAGAAGGGTGTGAAGTTCCTCACGTTCCCTCCgatcctccacctgcagctcatgaGGTTCATGTACGACCCACAGACTGACCAAAACATCAAGATTAACGACAG GTTTGAGTTTCCGGATCAGCTGCCCTTGGATGAGTTCCTCCAGAAGCCAGACTCAAAGGATCCGGCCAACTACATCTTGCACGCAGTGCTGGTCCACAGCGGGGACAACCACGGCGGTCACTACGTCGTCTATCTTAATCCAAAAGGAGACGGCAAAGTGAGTGTCAAGGAAACAATA TGGTGTAAATTTGACGACGATGTCGTGTCGCGGTGCACTAAGGAAGAAGCCATAGAGCACAACTATGGTGGGCACGACGACGACCTGTCAGTGCGCCATTGCACCAACGCATACATGCTGGTCTACATCCGGGAGTCCAAGCTGA GTGAGGTGCTCCTGCCGATGACTGACGTGGACATcccgcagcagctggtggagcgtctgcaggaggagaaaagggtgGAGGCCCAGAAGAGGAAAGAGCGCCAAGAGGCTCACCTCTACATGCAGGTTCAG ATGGTGACCGAGGATCAGTTCTGTGGTCATCAGGGCAATGACATGTACGACGAGGAGAAGGTCAAGTACACGGTTTTCAAGGTCCTGAAAAGCTCAACGCTGCAGGAGTTTGTCCAGAATCTTTCGCAGACCATG GGTTTTCCACAGGATCAGATGAGGCTGTGGCCCATGCAAGCCCGGAGCAACGGAACCAAGCGGCCCGCCATGCTTGACTACGAGGCCGACTGCAACAAGTCG ATGATCGACTTGAGCGACACCGAGAATCCCTGGACAATATTTTTGGAGACTGTGGATCCAGAGCTGGCAGCCAGTGGGGCCACATTACCCAAGTTTGATAAAGATC ATGATGTCATGTTGTTCTTGAAAATGTATGATCCCAAAACAAGAAGCTTAAATTATTGTGGACATATCTACACACCTATATCCTGTAAAATAA GAGACCTTCTGCCAGTCATGTGTGAGAGAGCAGGGTTTCAGCAGGAGACTAGCCTTATCCTCTATGAG GAAGTAAAACCTAATCTAACCGAGCGGATACAGGACTACGACGTCTCTCTGGACAAGGCCCTGGATGAGCTCATGGATGGGGACATCATTGTCTTCCAGAA GGATGACCCAGAGAATGACAGCAGTGAGCTGCCGACAGCTAAGGACTATTTCCGGGATCTCTACCACCGCGTGGATGTCATTTTCTGTGACAAGACCATCCATAATGACCCCGGGTTCGTGGTGACGCTGTCCAACCGCATGAACTACTTTCAG GTGGCCAAGACGGTGGCGCAGAGGTTGAACACAGACCCCATGCTACTGCAGTTCTTCAAGTCACAGGG GTACAGGGACGGTCCAGGGAATCCTCTCAGACACAATTATGAGGGAACTCTGAGGGACCTGCTGCAGTTCTTCAAACCGCGGCAGCCCAAGAAACTGTATTACCAGCAG TTAAAGATGAAGATAACAGACTTTGAGAACAGGAGGAGTTTTAAATCCATATGGCTCAACAGCCAGTTCAGAGAAGAG GAGATCACCCTCTATCCTGACAAGCATGGCTGTGTCCGGGACCTTTTGGAAGAATGTAAAAAGGCAGTGGAGCTCTCTGAAAAAGGCTCTGAGAAGCTCAG GCTGTTAGAGATAGTAAGCTATAAAATCATAGGGGTTCACCAGGAGGATGAACTGCTAGAATGTTTATCTCCAGCTGCCAGCCGCACCTTCAGAATAGAG GAGATTCCTTTGGACCAGGTGGACTTGGACAAGGACGGTGAAATGTTAATCCCCGTCGCTCATTTCCACAAAGAAGTCTTCGGAACCTTTGGGACCCCCTTTTTGCTCAAGATtagacag GGCGAGTCATTCCGggaggtgatgaggaggatcCAAAACATGCTGGAAATTCAGGAGAAAGAATTTGAGAAG TTCAAGTTTGCCATTGTGATGATGGGACGGCACCAGTACATCACTGAGGACGAGTACGAGGTCAACCTGAAGGACTTTGAACCACAGCCAG GTAACATGCCCCACCCCCGCCCGTGGTTAGGGTTGGATCATTTCAACAAAGCTCCAAAGAGAGGTCGCTACACCTACCTGGAGAAAGCAATCAAGATTCACAACTAA